Proteins from one Prevotella sp. E2-28 genomic window:
- a CDS encoding TIGR03905 family TSCPD domain-containing protein, which produces MKTKHIQYETQGTCSKLIDVTADENNIIQQVFFLGGCHGNLQGISLLVRGQHIDDVIKRLNGVRCGMKGTSCPDQLCRALEKLKQTPVED; this is translated from the coding sequence ATGAAGACAAAACATATACAATACGAGACACAGGGCACTTGTTCAAAACTGATTGATGTAACTGCCGATGAGAATAACATTATCCAGCAAGTATTTTTCCTTGGAGGATGCCATGGAAACCTGCAAGGTATTAGTCTATTGGTACGCGGACAACATATCGACGACGTTATCAAGCGTCTCAATGGTGTACGTTGTGGCATGAAAGGCACATCCTGTCCAGATCAATTATGCAGGGCATTAGAAAAGTTAAAGCAAACACCTGTAGAGGACTAA
- a CDS encoding SDR family oxidoreductase: MKKAIVIGASSGIGLEVAQLLKGEGWTVGVAARRVERLSDFEFAACIDVNAEDAGVQLLSLIDRVGGMDLYFHASGIGHQNRMLHEDIELQTVTTNGLGFTRMVGTAFRYMADHGGGHIAVISSIAGTKGLGPAPSYSATKAFQNTYIQSLEQLANARHLDIRFTDIRPGFVATDLLNDGNHYPLLLDKTAVARDIVCSIRKRRHVRVVDWRWRIITAFWRRIPRFVWRRLPL, translated from the coding sequence ATGAAGAAAGCGATAGTAATTGGTGCCTCGTCTGGTATTGGGCTTGAAGTAGCGCAACTGCTAAAGGGTGAGGGATGGACTGTTGGCGTTGCTGCACGACGTGTGGAGCGACTCTCAGACTTCGAGTTCGCGGCATGTATTGACGTGAATGCAGAGGATGCAGGTGTACAGTTGCTGTCTCTAATAGATCGAGTAGGGGGGATGGATCTTTATTTTCATGCCTCTGGTATTGGGCATCAGAATCGCATGCTTCATGAAGATATTGAACTTCAGACGGTTACAACCAATGGCTTGGGCTTCACCCGTATGGTAGGCACTGCTTTCCGTTATATGGCTGATCATGGTGGTGGGCATATTGCTGTTATTTCCTCGATAGCAGGTACTAAAGGCTTGGGGCCCGCTCCTTCGTATTCTGCTACGAAGGCTTTTCAGAATACATATATTCAATCGTTGGAGCAATTGGCTAATGCTCGTCATCTTGATATTCGTTTTACGGATATACGCCCAGGATTCGTTGCTACTGATTTGCTCAATGATGGAAATCACTATCCTCTATTACTTGATAAAACGGCGGTTGCCCGCGATATTGTCTGCTCTATCAGAAAACGCCGTCATGTACGTGTCGTTGACTGGCGATGGCGGATTATTACGGCCTTTTGGCGTCGTATCCCTCGTTTCGTTTGGCGCAGGCTTCCTCTCTGA
- the clpB gene encoding ATP-dependent chaperone ClpB, translating to MTLEKFTIKAQETVQQAVSIARQNGQQSIEPVHLLKALMDKAQDITTFIFQKLGVNVQQLDMLASQEMQHLARVQGGEPYLSNDSQKVLQKAEDLAREMKDEYVSCEPILLALLVVNSTVSRMMKDAGANEKDMRQAILELRQGQRVQSQSADDNYQSLEKYAKNLVDLARQGKLDPVIGRDDEIRRVLQILSRRTKNNPILIGEPGTGKTAIVEGLAQRIVRGDVPENLKDKQLFSLDMGALVAGAKYKGEFEERLKSVINEVTASDGRIILFIDEIHTLVGAGKGEGAMDAANILKPALARGELRSIGATTLNEYQKYFEKDKALERRFQTVMVDEPDELSAISILRGLKERYENHHKVRIQDDACIAAVQLSERYITERFLPDKAIDLMDEAAAKLRMERDSVPEELDEIMRRLAQLEIERESIKREITVGSGSPASVKLAELDKEIAELKDQERDFRAKWEGERQLINKIQQDKQEIENLKLEAERAEREGDYGKVAEIRYSKLKALEDDIATIHRQLATAPDGSLSGNRLVREEVTADDIAEVVSRWTGIPVTRMMQSEREKLLHLEEELHRRVIGQNEAITAVSDAVRRSRAGLQDPKRPIASFIFLGTTGVGKTELAKTLAEYLFNDETMMTRIDMSEYQEKHTVSRLIGAPPGYVGYDEGGQLTEAVRRKPYSVVLFDEIEKAHPDVFNILLQVLDDGRLTDNKGRTADFKNTIIIMTSNATREQLRTTMRPEFLNRIDEIITFKPLSKQEIAKVVKLQLTRVQKMLEPQGFTLEVTPQAIDWLAQEGYDPDYGARPVKRAVQQYLLNDLSKKLLADEVNREKPIIIDSFGDGLVFRN from the coding sequence ATGACATTAGAAAAGTTTACAATCAAGGCGCAGGAAACCGTACAGCAGGCTGTCAGCATTGCCCGCCAGAACGGTCAGCAGTCCATTGAGCCCGTGCATCTGCTCAAGGCCCTGATGGACAAGGCGCAGGACATCACCACATTTATTTTCCAGAAGTTGGGCGTCAATGTCCAGCAGCTTGATATGCTGGCCTCGCAGGAGATGCAGCATCTGGCTCGTGTACAGGGCGGAGAGCCCTACCTCTCAAATGATTCGCAAAAGGTGCTGCAGAAAGCCGAGGACCTTGCTCGCGAGATGAAAGACGAGTATGTTTCGTGTGAACCGATATTATTGGCGCTGCTCGTTGTCAACTCTACGGTGAGCCGAATGATGAAAGACGCTGGTGCCAACGAGAAGGATATGCGTCAGGCTATCCTTGAGCTCCGTCAGGGGCAGCGCGTGCAGAGCCAGAGTGCCGACGACAACTACCAGTCTTTGGAGAAGTATGCCAAGAACCTTGTTGACCTGGCCCGTCAGGGCAAGCTCGACCCCGTCATTGGCCGTGATGACGAGATTCGACGCGTACTTCAGATTCTCTCGCGCCGTACGAAAAACAACCCCATTCTGATTGGTGAGCCTGGTACAGGTAAGACGGCTATCGTCGAGGGACTGGCCCAGCGTATCGTGCGCGGCGACGTGCCGGAGAATCTGAAGGACAAGCAACTCTTCTCGCTGGATATGGGCGCACTGGTTGCCGGTGCCAAGTACAAGGGCGAGTTTGAGGAGCGACTCAAGAGTGTTATCAACGAGGTGACGGCCTCCGACGGACGCATCATCCTCTTCATCGACGAGATTCACACGCTGGTTGGTGCTGGCAAGGGCGAGGGTGCAATGGATGCTGCCAACATCCTGAAACCGGCATTGGCACGAGGCGAACTGCGCTCTATCGGTGCCACCACGCTCAACGAATACCAGAAGTATTTCGAGAAGGACAAGGCCCTGGAGCGTCGTTTCCAGACCGTCATGGTTGACGAGCCCGATGAACTCAGTGCCATCTCTATCCTTCGCGGTTTAAAGGAGCGCTACGAGAACCACCACAAGGTACGTATTCAGGATGATGCCTGTATCGCTGCCGTGCAACTCTCTGAGCGTTATATCACCGAGCGTTTCCTCCCCGACAAGGCCATCGACCTGATGGACGAGGCTGCCGCCAAACTCCGTATGGAGCGCGACAGCGTGCCAGAGGAGCTTGATGAGATTATGCGTCGCCTGGCGCAACTGGAGATTGAGCGCGAGAGCATCAAGCGCGAAATCACGGTGGGAAGCGGTTCTCCCGCTTCCGTCAAGCTCGCCGAGCTCGACAAGGAGATTGCCGAACTCAAGGACCAGGAGCGCGACTTCCGTGCCAAGTGGGAGGGGGAACGCCAGCTCATCAATAAAATTCAGCAAGACAAGCAGGAGATAGAGAACCTGAAACTGGAAGCCGAGCGTGCCGAGCGCGAGGGCGATTACGGCAAGGTGGCCGAAATCCGCTACTCAAAGCTAAAAGCCCTCGAAGATGACATCGCCACCATCCACCGTCAGCTCGCCACCGCTCCCGACGGGTCTCTGTCGGGCAACAGACTGGTCCGCGAGGAGGTCACTGCCGACGATATCGCCGAGGTCGTCTCTCGCTGGACGGGCATCCCCGTTACCCGCATGATGCAGAGCGAACGCGAAAAGCTGCTCCATCTTGAAGAGGAGCTCCATCGCCGTGTCATTGGCCAGAATGAAGCCATCACCGCCGTATCTGATGCCGTGCGCCGCAGTCGTGCCGGCCTGCAAGACCCCAAGCGCCCTATCGCCTCGTTCATCTTCTTGGGAACAACAGGCGTAGGTAAGACAGAACTTGCCAAGACGCTGGCAGAATATCTCTTCAACGACGAGACCATGATGACGCGTATCGATATGTCTGAATATCAGGAAAAGCATACCGTCAGCCGTCTGATTGGTGCGCCTCCGGGCTACGTAGGCTATGATGAAGGCGGACAACTCACGGAGGCCGTACGCCGCAAGCCTTACTCTGTCGTTCTGTTCGACGAAATAGAGAAGGCTCACCCCGATGTCTTCAATATCCTCCTGCAGGTATTGGACGACGGACGACTTACCGACAACAAGGGACGCACAGCCGACTTTAAAAACACCATCATCATCATGACGTCAAACGCCACACGAGAACAGCTCCGCACGACCATGCGTCCAGAGTTCCTGAACCGTATCGACGAGATTATCACCTTCAAACCGCTCTCCAAGCAGGAGATTGCCAAGGTGGTAAAACTGCAACTCACACGCGTTCAGAAGATGCTGGAGCCACAGGGCTTCACACTGGAGGTCACCCCGCAGGCCATCGACTGGCTGGCTCAGGAAGGTTACGATCCAGACTATGGGGCACGTCCTGTAAAGCGAGCCGTTCAGCAGTATCTGCTCAACGACCTATCAAAGAAACTTCTTGCCGACGAAGTCAACCGCGAGAAACCCATCATCATTGACTCATTCGGTGATGGGCTGGTTTTCAGAAATTAA
- a CDS encoding DUF2461 domain-containing protein yields the protein MDQKSILAFLRQVMVNNNREWFLEHKKEYELVRGEFERGVQQALDRIITFDHEIAHVQVKDCTYRFYRDTRFSADKSPYKNHFGAYVNAKSKKALRGGYYLHLEPNHCLLAVGNYWLPTNILTSCRNEMMANTVEWLKCVENKDFQKYFGNPLPSNFPSPTDVSSWDQPQGFGLAKLKTCPSGFPKDWPHVNYLRLKDYCAWHAVSDTFFEGDGWLDEMESMFRAAKPMMDFMNAVIDDYE from the coding sequence ATGGATCAGAAAAGTATATTAGCATTCCTGCGTCAAGTGATGGTCAACAATAATCGTGAGTGGTTTCTGGAACATAAGAAAGAGTATGAGCTCGTTAGGGGAGAGTTCGAACGGGGTGTTCAGCAGGCATTGGACCGTATTATAACGTTCGACCACGAGATAGCCCATGTGCAAGTGAAGGACTGTACTTACCGTTTCTATCGTGATACACGATTTTCTGCAGATAAGTCTCCCTATAAGAATCATTTTGGCGCTTATGTCAATGCTAAAAGTAAGAAAGCCTTGAGAGGCGGTTATTATCTGCATTTAGAGCCTAATCACTGTTTGCTGGCCGTGGGCAACTATTGGCTACCTACGAATATTCTGACTTCGTGCCGTAATGAAATGATGGCTAATACGGTAGAGTGGCTAAAATGTGTAGAGAATAAAGATTTTCAGAAATACTTTGGCAATCCGTTGCCGAGTAACTTCCCGTCACCTACAGACGTGTCTAGTTGGGACCAGCCGCAGGGTTTCGGTTTGGCGAAACTGAAAACCTGTCCTTCTGGCTTTCCTAAAGATTGGCCTCATGTTAATTATCTACGTCTGAAAGATTACTGTGCTTGGCACGCTGTATCAGACACCTTCTTTGAAGGTGATGGGTGGCTTGATGAGATGGAGTCTATGTTCCGTGCAGCAAAGCCTATGATGGACTTTATGAATGCCGTGATAGATGACTATGAATAA
- a CDS encoding carboxylesterase/lipase family protein: protein MKKLLLPLLLFVAASVNAADNNPVLTIEGGQVQGVLADDHPEVFVYRGIPYAAPPIRENRWKAPQSVLPWKGVKICDTFGRPSYQAIQYTGGYYTEWGYGKEAAFSEDCLYLNVWTKAPGQVNKKLPVALWIHGGGYREGFGSEPEFDGQEWGAKDVVLVSINYRLGVFGFLTHPLLAAESPNHVSGNYGILDQIEALKWIKKNIAQFGGDPNNVTIFGQSAGGGSVRTLCESPLARGLFHKAVIMSAQGLTIPDANGNPMGGRYSGGSVAEAEVNAKKVFDWAGLTDLQKMRAASTETVFALPTLYYQVNDDGQQASGPMTFMRRGLPFMPMIDGYVSVKSFDDATREGTLADVPYMIGFTLNDMGNMAPNIAEFCKVRQQKGGKAWAYEFARPLPDDGSHPEVTQRLKGAFHSSDLWFVFKSLKHCWRPWTKGDWDLSEKMLTAWTNFVKYSDPNGPKGGAWKPCTEKEPKFMVFKLNDKDAEASVFGEPEIAPQSQGFPFGGGAPVRK from the coding sequence ATGAAAAAACTATTATTACCTCTTCTGCTCTTTGTAGCAGCGTCTGTAAATGCAGCAGACAACAATCCCGTGTTGACGATTGAAGGTGGTCAGGTGCAAGGTGTCTTGGCTGATGATCATCCAGAAGTGTTTGTCTATCGTGGCATTCCTTATGCAGCACCTCCTATTCGTGAGAACCGTTGGAAGGCTCCTCAATCCGTTCTGCCTTGGAAGGGTGTGAAGATTTGTGATACCTTTGGACGTCCCAGCTATCAGGCTATCCAGTACACCGGTGGCTATTACACGGAGTGGGGGTATGGCAAAGAAGCCGCTTTCAGTGAGGATTGTTTATATCTGAATGTGTGGACAAAAGCTCCTGGGCAGGTCAATAAGAAACTTCCTGTGGCTTTGTGGATTCATGGTGGCGGCTATCGCGAAGGCTTTGGTTCAGAGCCTGAGTTTGACGGTCAGGAGTGGGGCGCTAAGGATGTAGTGCTCGTTTCTATCAATTACCGCTTAGGTGTTTTTGGCTTCCTTACTCATCCATTGTTGGCTGCAGAGAGCCCTAATCATGTATCAGGCAATTATGGTATCCTGGATCAGATTGAGGCCCTGAAGTGGATTAAGAAGAATATTGCTCAATTTGGTGGTGACCCCAATAATGTGACTATTTTCGGGCAGAGTGCAGGTGGTGGCAGTGTACGTACACTGTGTGAGAGTCCTTTGGCTCGCGGTCTGTTTCATAAGGCTGTTATTATGAGTGCTCAGGGGTTGACAATTCCCGATGCTAACGGAAATCCGATGGGTGGCCGCTATAGTGGTGGTTCAGTGGCTGAAGCAGAAGTTAATGCTAAAAAAGTGTTTGATTGGGCAGGATTGACCGATTTGCAGAAAATGCGTGCGGCCTCTACAGAAACTGTATTCGCTTTACCAACGCTCTACTACCAAGTTAATGACGATGGCCAGCAGGCAAGTGGCCCTATGACTTTTATGCGTAGAGGTCTGCCTTTCATGCCTATGATTGATGGCTATGTCAGCGTGAAGAGTTTTGATGATGCTACCCGTGAGGGAACTCTTGCAGATGTCCCTTATATGATTGGTTTCACCCTTAATGATATGGGTAATATGGCTCCTAATATTGCAGAGTTCTGTAAAGTTCGTCAGCAGAAAGGTGGTAAGGCTTGGGCCTATGAGTTTGCTCGTCCGTTGCCTGATGATGGTTCTCATCCTGAAGTGACCCAACGCTTGAAGGGCGCTTTCCACTCTTCGGATCTCTGGTTTGTGTTCAAAAGTCTGAAACACTGCTGGCGTCCTTGGACTAAGGGTGATTGGGACCTGAGTGAAAAGATGCTGACTGCTTGGACCAACTTCGTGAAGTATAGCGATCCCAATGGCCCCAAGGGTGGCGCTTGGAAGCCTTGTACAGAGAAAGAACCGAAGTTCATGGTCTTCAAATTGAACGATAAGGATGCTGAGGCTTCCGTATTCGGTGAACCCGAGATTGCTCCTCAGTCTCAGGGCTTCCCGTTTGGTGGCGGAGCACCTGTAAGGAAATAG
- a CDS encoding leucine-rich repeat protein, whose product MKINNYKILLVLTLMCLMTAITANARPITLEQARQKALLFKTQKGDIRPIKAVVNKKRLAPRRAGSTTSYDPYYVFEHDNNEGFVIVSGDDQTIDVLGYTDNGTFDYEQLPPALQDMLNGYARQIEKIQAGAPVLKAPATHPKVETLMTTKWSQGSPYNDACPLDGGKRSVTGCVATAMAQILYYNRDKSVTETQAAIPAYNTWTKNIHVDGIPAGSAIDWNNMKDTYGSATDIQKKAVADLMHYCGVSVQMDYTNSSSGAQSSAVVSAIKNYFGYSADAYLWDYTNDTEADAVMYAEMEAGRAVYVSGANASVGHAFVCDGYENKRYHINWGWGGTSDGLYYLSNLTPGDGQGIGGSDDGYNYYKDFLIHMEPKDYQNMAIKFEDAEVGRICMANWDADKDGKLTYGEVALVTSLGEAFKGNTNIKRFNELYYFTSLNTLTEDAFNGCTNLASIRLPKALKHIGARSFKDCATLRQINLPTGIQSLGADAFNGCMMMNAIEIPSAITAIEDGTFKGCAQITSVELPIGVKKIGNEAFAGCTHLSTFTIRTFHPKDISLGTDIFANDNLTDATLNVMQGTKSYFSTTTQWKDFGNIHEMRERSGGQFAELESGQTYYLYNVGTGKYLTKGEAWGTQAIVGDSPMRFQMCLPTLTPEGIYFLTSPDTGKEGNFLFRTTTDGNVGNGVLAAFVDGTLALNNDNTLASTGNERGFWRIEPVGEKIYTIQIPSTDANYQEGKYWGVQTDHASNAAQPTYGVYGDVDYNTNPYNCQWQLVIYDKAKEENYKQAEILANLISTAKKEQKKYTEEQAVYDNLESTTEQLKAAQSSLRKKLGLLDFVDDVARDRCILYFDSDGDGELSYKEVSELTDLGWLFGFASFTDLISFNELQYFTNISALTGSLFNGCTNLKSVILPKKLEKIYYRVFYNCKSLTSICIPERVNNIGENCFYGCSALREVTVENPDPSSISLGTNPFGGVPLSQCTLYVPFGSKEAYSKANIWKNFGTIVEVRSSSVAPKFSPITTNKTGYIYNIGTRKMVALGEAYGTQSVVANSGRLYQWKATGSNYYLYDVKSEKVVFRTSTDSKVGDGVKACFGDGNLSPKAYWKVDSVGENIYSLQLPTSDADYIEGEYLGINENHASEYANGDYTYGLYWDIEGVTPYSQWAFITEDDMKAAEENEDIIAKLKNMLASAKLQSIDVSTEQAVYDNAESTIIDLRAALISVREKMGLITFSDTNVETLCLANWDTNLDGDLSLEEAAAVTDIAETFRGITNIKYFEELKYFTSLTEIPDNAFRTASALQTIYLPKSVKSIGTYAFTACSVLRNLVILNDEDFIPFNTAGLTSQCTVFLPKNTLASYEADETWATRVKSLTEYTGKPVVTAEATRIYGRSAANITSIILGAPVDGEPEMHCDLISVATTPAGTYPIEVSTGSIVTKGVELRNGVFTVTKAPLTITAKSYTREQGQPNPTFELTYKTFRNKETAEVFTKQPVITCDATPESPVGDYDIIVSGAEAQNYEFTYVNGKLTITASTGIAEVSNSTSHPSPLYDMQGRKVKTPQRGIYINNKKKVIIRK is encoded by the coding sequence ATGAAAATTAACAACTACAAAATTCTACTTGTACTCACACTGATGTGCTTGATGACTGCGATAACAGCCAATGCAAGACCTATCACATTGGAGCAAGCCCGACAAAAAGCCTTGCTATTCAAAACACAGAAAGGCGACATACGGCCCATTAAAGCTGTGGTAAACAAGAAACGACTAGCTCCCAGAAGAGCAGGCAGTACGACCAGTTATGATCCCTACTACGTGTTTGAGCACGATAATAACGAAGGCTTCGTCATCGTATCGGGTGACGACCAGACCATTGATGTACTGGGCTATACCGACAACGGAACCTTCGACTACGAGCAACTCCCACCCGCCCTGCAGGATATGCTGAATGGCTACGCTCGCCAAATTGAGAAGATTCAGGCAGGAGCACCAGTACTTAAAGCGCCTGCCACCCATCCAAAAGTAGAAACACTGATGACTACAAAATGGAGCCAAGGCTCTCCTTATAACGATGCATGTCCGCTGGATGGAGGCAAACGTTCAGTAACAGGCTGCGTAGCTACAGCAATGGCTCAGATTCTGTACTACAACCGCGATAAGTCGGTCACAGAGACACAGGCAGCCATTCCTGCCTATAACACTTGGACAAAGAATATCCATGTGGATGGTATTCCCGCCGGCTCAGCTATCGACTGGAATAACATGAAGGACACCTACGGTTCGGCTACCGATATACAGAAGAAAGCCGTAGCTGATCTTATGCACTACTGTGGTGTATCAGTACAGATGGACTATACTAACAGTTCATCAGGTGCGCAGTCAAGTGCCGTAGTCAGTGCCATCAAGAATTACTTTGGCTATAGTGCTGACGCCTACCTTTGGGACTACACCAACGATACAGAGGCTGATGCTGTGATGTATGCCGAGATGGAAGCAGGAAGAGCTGTATATGTGAGCGGTGCAAACGCCTCTGTAGGTCATGCCTTCGTATGCGACGGCTATGAAAACAAGCGCTATCACATCAACTGGGGTTGGGGCGGAACTAGTGATGGCTTGTACTATCTATCCAACCTGACACCAGGCGACGGACAAGGTATTGGCGGTAGCGACGATGGTTACAACTATTACAAGGACTTTCTGATTCACATGGAGCCGAAAGACTACCAGAATATGGCGATAAAATTTGAAGATGCCGAGGTAGGAAGAATCTGTATGGCCAACTGGGATGCCGATAAAGACGGGAAACTGACCTACGGTGAAGTAGCATTGGTTACATCACTTGGCGAGGCTTTCAAGGGCAACACCAACATCAAGCGATTCAATGAACTATACTACTTCACATCGCTCAACACTCTGACAGAAGATGCCTTCAACGGATGTACAAACCTGGCTTCAATTCGTTTGCCAAAGGCATTGAAGCATATAGGAGCACGTTCCTTTAAGGATTGCGCCACACTGAGACAAATCAACCTGCCTACAGGCATTCAGAGCCTTGGCGCTGATGCTTTCAATGGCTGTATGATGATGAACGCCATTGAAATACCCAGTGCCATCACAGCCATTGAGGACGGTACGTTTAAAGGATGTGCACAGATCACATCTGTAGAATTACCAATCGGTGTCAAGAAGATTGGCAATGAAGCCTTTGCCGGCTGCACACACCTCAGCACATTTACCATTAGGACCTTCCATCCAAAGGATATCAGTCTTGGCACAGATATCTTTGCCAACGACAACCTCACAGACGCTACGCTCAATGTGATGCAGGGCACAAAGAGTTATTTCTCTACAACAACTCAATGGAAAGACTTTGGCAACATCCACGAGATGCGCGAACGCTCTGGTGGACAGTTTGCTGAACTTGAATCAGGCCAAACATATTATTTATACAATGTGGGCACAGGCAAATATCTGACAAAAGGTGAGGCATGGGGCACACAGGCAATTGTGGGTGATAGTCCCATGAGATTCCAGATGTGCCTGCCAACATTAACGCCTGAAGGTATCTATTTCCTTACCTCGCCTGATACAGGTAAGGAAGGTAACTTTCTGTTCCGTACAACTACCGACGGCAACGTAGGTAATGGCGTACTGGCAGCCTTCGTAGATGGAACTTTGGCCCTTAATAACGACAACACTCTTGCCAGCACAGGCAATGAAAGAGGATTTTGGAGAATAGAGCCTGTAGGCGAGAAAATATACACCATCCAGATTCCTTCCACCGATGCCAATTATCAAGAGGGCAAATATTGGGGTGTACAGACCGACCATGCCAGCAATGCCGCACAACCCACCTATGGTGTGTATGGCGATGTTGACTATAACACCAACCCTTATAACTGCCAATGGCAACTTGTCATCTACGATAAAGCAAAAGAAGAGAACTACAAGCAGGCTGAGATTTTGGCCAACCTGATTAGCACAGCTAAAAAAGAGCAAAAGAAATATACAGAAGAACAGGCTGTTTACGATAATCTGGAAAGTACCACTGAGCAACTGAAAGCTGCACAGAGCTCTCTACGTAAGAAATTGGGGCTCTTAGACTTTGTTGACGATGTAGCACGCGACAGATGTATTCTCTACTTTGATTCAGACGGTGATGGAGAGCTCAGTTACAAAGAAGTTTCAGAACTGACAGACCTTGGATGGCTCTTTGGATTCGCATCTTTTACAGACCTGATTTCATTTAATGAACTGCAATACTTCACCAATATTTCAGCGCTCACAGGAAGTTTGTTTAATGGATGTACAAACCTGAAGTCTGTTATTCTGCCAAAGAAATTGGAAAAGATTTACTATAGGGTATTCTACAACTGTAAGAGCCTTACATCTATCTGTATTCCCGAACGTGTGAATAACATTGGAGAAAACTGTTTCTACGGCTGTTCTGCTTTGCGCGAGGTAACAGTTGAGAATCCAGACCCATCATCTATCTCACTGGGCACCAATCCCTTTGGAGGCGTTCCCCTGTCACAATGCACGCTTTACGTACCCTTCGGTTCAAAAGAAGCTTACTCAAAAGCTAATATTTGGAAGAATTTCGGAACCATTGTAGAAGTACGCAGTAGTAGCGTAGCACCAAAATTCTCTCCCATCACAACCAACAAGACCGGATACATATACAATATTGGTACACGAAAGATGGTTGCACTGGGCGAGGCATACGGCACACAGTCGGTAGTTGCTAATAGTGGACGCCTATACCAATGGAAAGCGACGGGAAGCAACTATTACCTGTATGATGTCAAGTCAGAGAAAGTTGTATTCCGTACTAGCACCGACTCAAAGGTAGGAGACGGTGTAAAGGCCTGCTTCGGAGACGGTAACCTCTCACCAAAAGCTTACTGGAAGGTTGACTCTGTAGGTGAGAACATCTATTCACTACAGTTGCCTACTTCTGATGCCGACTATATAGAAGGGGAATATCTTGGTATTAATGAAAATCATGCCAGTGAATATGCTAATGGTGATTATACCTACGGTCTGTACTGGGATATTGAAGGTGTGACGCCTTATTCACAGTGGGCTTTCATCACTGAAGACGATATGAAGGCTGCAGAAGAGAACGAGGATATCATAGCTAAGTTGAAGAATATGTTAGCTAGTGCCAAGTTACAGTCTATTGATGTCAGCACTGAGCAAGCTGTTTACGATAATGCCGAGAGTACAATCATTGACTTAAGGGCAGCCCTCATTTCTGTACGTGAGAAGATGGGACTGATTACCTTCAGTGACACAAATGTAGAAACATTATGTCTAGCTAACTGGGATACCAATCTGGATGGCGACCTATCACTTGAAGAGGCTGCTGCCGTTACAGATATCGCCGAGACCTTCCGCGGCATTACCAATATCAAGTACTTCGAGGAGTTAAAGTATTTCACCTCACTGACCGAAATACCTGATAATGCGTTCCGTACAGCCTCAGCGTTGCAAACCATCTATCTGCCCAAGAGCGTGAAGAGCATCGGCACCTATGCCTTTACCGCATGTAGCGTATTACGTAATCTGGTCATTCTGAACGACGAGGATTTCATCCCGTTCAACACGGCAGGTTTGACTTCACAATGTACCGTGTTCCTACCAAAGAACACGCTGGCTTCTTACGAAGCCGACGAGACTTGGGCAACCAGAGTAAAGAGCCTCACAGAATATACAGGAAAGCCTGTCGTTACAGCAGAAGCAACCCGCATATACGGTCGTAGTGCAGCAAACATCACCTCTATCATCCTAGGAGCTCCTGTAGATGGAGAACCAGAAATGCATTGTGACCTCATCAGCGTTGCCACTACACCAGCAGGTACTTACCCCATTGAAGTGAGCACAGGCTCTATCGTTACTAAGGGCGTTGAACTACGTAATGGCGTATTTACTGTAACAAAAGCACCTTTGACTATTACAGCAAAGTCATATACACGTGAACAGGGACAGCCCAATCCAACATTCGAATTAACGTATAAGACATTCCGTAATAAGGAAACGGCTGAGGTCTTTACGAAACAGCCTGTCATCACTTGCGATGCTACTCCCGAGAGTCCTGTTGGCGACTATGACATCATTGTATCGGGTGCCGAGGCACAGAACTACGAATTCACCTATGTGAACGGTAAACTGACTATTACTGCCTCAACTGGCATAGCAGAAGTCTCTAATTCCACCTCTCACCCCTCACCTCTTTATGATATGCAAGGCCGTAAGGTGAAGACACCACAACGCGGCATCTATATCAATAATAAGAAGAAGGTGATTATCAGGAAATAA